A window of the Oscillospiraceae bacterium NTUH-002-81 genome harbors these coding sequences:
- a CDS encoding NlpC/P60 family protein gives MRQEDEADGPQDTGKAQEPEGSAEKVGSKKGKYKKAQAKAEHTGEKLGKAREKLDKTEAKRAAKKPPGLAKKAVRGARTEAWFYVHNKIHEVEHENVGVEGAHKSELAAEAGARKLTRYAKRRWREHPARKVAKWERKDIKARANVDFQKMASEHPELASNPLSRVQQKWKLKRRYSKEAKAAAKQGAKAAKKTAAASGTATRRAAQFVTRHPVAVLVLLLLLLLCFLVSAVSSIFPTLGSGLANALSGTSYASEDTDLLGVDEDYTALENELAQTVANIESTHPGYDEYRYSVDEIGHNPYELASYFSAKYHVYFREQVQDELREIFEAQYELTLTEEVEIRYRTETSTDPETGETTTEEVPYEYYILNVTLTNKTLPAVILPRLNEQQREIYTVMQQLKGNKPYLWEGIYNGGEDTGPSYEIPGEALDDPAFAALMEEATKYIGWPYVWGGSSPSTSFDCSGFVCWVYTASGVHNLPRTTAQGIYNQCAIISPSEAKPGDIIFFTGTYDSPGPVSHVGIYVGDGMMLHCGSPIQYANINSSYWQTHFYAFGRL, from the coding sequence ATGAGGCAGGAGGATGAAGCGGACGGGCCGCAGGATACCGGCAAGGCACAGGAGCCGGAGGGCTCCGCCGAGAAGGTCGGGAGCAAAAAGGGCAAGTACAAGAAAGCACAGGCAAAAGCGGAACACACCGGGGAAAAGCTGGGAAAGGCCCGGGAGAAACTGGACAAGACCGAGGCAAAACGGGCAGCGAAGAAGCCGCCGGGGCTTGCAAAAAAGGCAGTCCGGGGAGCCCGTACAGAAGCGTGGTTCTATGTCCACAACAAGATACACGAGGTTGAGCATGAAAATGTGGGTGTGGAAGGAGCCCATAAATCCGAGCTGGCCGCAGAGGCCGGAGCCCGGAAACTGACCCGCTATGCCAAACGCCGCTGGCGGGAACACCCAGCCCGGAAGGTGGCAAAGTGGGAACGGAAGGACATAAAAGCCCGGGCCAATGTGGATTTTCAGAAGATGGCCTCCGAGCACCCGGAACTTGCCAGCAATCCGCTTTCCCGTGTGCAGCAGAAATGGAAACTGAAACGCCGGTATTCCAAAGAGGCAAAAGCGGCTGCAAAACAGGGCGCAAAGGCCGCAAAGAAAACCGCTGCCGCTTCGGGAACTGCGACCCGGCGGGCGGCGCAGTTTGTGACCCGTCATCCCGTGGCGGTGCTGGTCCTGCTCCTGCTGTTGCTGCTCTGTTTTCTTGTGTCGGCGGTAAGTTCCATTTTCCCCACGCTTGGCAGCGGCCTTGCCAATGCGTTATCCGGCACCTCCTATGCCTCGGAGGATACGGACCTGCTGGGGGTGGACGAGGACTATACAGCGTTGGAAAACGAGCTGGCGCAGACGGTGGCGAACATTGAAAGCACCCATCCCGGCTATGACGAGTACCGCTATTCCGTGGACGAGATCGGCCATAACCCCTATGAGCTGGCATCCTATTTCTCTGCAAAGTACCATGTCTATTTCCGGGAACAGGTGCAGGACGAACTGCGGGAGATTTTCGAGGCACAGTATGAGCTGACCTTGACGGAGGAAGTCGAGATACGCTACCGCACCGAAACCAGCACCGACCCGGAGACCGGGGAAACCACCACCGAGGAAGTCCCCTATGAGTATTACATTCTCAATGTGACCCTCACAAACAAGACGCTGCCCGCCGTGATCCTGCCGAGGCTTAACGAACAGCAGCGGGAAATCTACACCGTTATGCAGCAGCTCAAAGGCAACAAACCCTATCTGTGGGAAGGGATTTACAACGGCGGCGAAGATACCGGCCCCAGCTATGAGATACCCGGCGAGGCGCTGGATGACCCGGCTTTTGCGGCGCTCATGGAAGAAGCCACAAAGTACATCGGCTGGCCCTATGTGTGGGGCGGCTCCAGCCCGTCCACCTCCTTTGACTGTTCGGGCTTTGTCTGCTGGGTGTACACGGCCAGCGGCGTCCACAACCTGCCCCGTACCACGGCGCAGGGCATTTATAACCAGTGCGCTATCATTTCCCCCTCCGAGGCAAAGCCCGGCGACATTATCTTTTTCACGGGAACCTATGACAGCCCCGGCCCTGTGTCCCATGTGGGGATTTATGTGGGCGACGGGATGATGCTCCATTGTGGTTCGCCCATCCAATACGCAAACATCAATTCAAGCTACTGGCAGACACATTTCTATGCCTTCGGGCGTTTGTGA
- a CDS encoding PrgI family protein encodes MAYVPVPKDLSKIKTKLAFNLTKRQLVCFSSAAAVGLPAYLFSRGSIGNSAAMFLMIGLMLPFFFLAMYERDGLPLEKVLKNIIRTRFLYPRVRPYKTENFYALLSARKEAQPIAKQQKGRKARRQKA; translated from the coding sequence ATGGCCTATGTGCCAGTACCAAAAGACCTTTCCAAAATCAAGACAAAGCTGGCCTTCAACCTAACGAAGCGCCAGCTTGTTTGTTTTTCCAGCGCGGCGGCGGTGGGCCTCCCGGCTTACCTGTTTTCCCGTGGCAGTATCGGGAACAGTGCCGCCATGTTCCTGATGATCGGCCTCATGCTCCCATTCTTCTTTCTGGCTATGTATGAACGAGACGGTCTGCCGCTGGAAAAAGTGCTGAAAAACATCATCCGCACCCGGTTCCTCTATCCCCGTGTGCGGCCTTACAAAACCGAAAACTTCTATGCGCTGCTTAGCGCCAGAAAGGAGGCGCAGCCGATTGCGAAACAGCAGAAGGGCCGGAAAGCCCGCAGGCAGAAAGCCTGA
- a CDS encoding SpoVG family protein, with translation MMTRSGKEKSMQEKTAGGTPAAPIKLDVSVRVIEPVKNLMGFASVKFNDCFVVENLKIVQGSKGLFLGMPSQPDGKGGYRDMAYPVTKEFREQLNTAVLQAYEAKLEQMAERGSVGRASISDQLKAGKAAAEQAKAERPPKEKPSRGAER, from the coding sequence ATGATGACCCGAAGCGGAAAGGAGAAATCCATGCAGGAAAAAACTGCGGGCGGAACACCAGCCGCCCCTATAAAGCTGGATGTAAGCGTGCGGGTCATCGAACCTGTGAAAAATCTCATGGGCTTTGCCAGCGTGAAATTCAATGACTGCTTTGTGGTGGAAAATCTGAAAATCGTACAGGGCAGCAAGGGCCTCTTTCTTGGGATGCCCAGCCAGCCGGACGGCAAAGGCGGCTATCGGGATATGGCCTACCCTGTCACAAAGGAGTTCCGGGAACAGCTCAATACTGCTGTTCTGCAAGCCTATGAGGCAAAGCTGGAACAGATGGCGGAGCGCGGCTCTGTGGGGCGTGCGTCCATCAGCGACCAACTCAAAGCCGGAAAAGCGGCTGCCGAACAGGCAAAGGCAGAGCGGCCTCCGAAGGAAAAGCCCAGCCGTGGTGCAGAGCGTTGA
- a CDS encoding Maff2 family protein, which produces MEFFNQAIDILKILVMALGAGLAVWGVINLLEGYGSDNPAAKSQGIKQLMAGGGVVLIGLQLIPLLSGLFS; this is translated from the coding sequence ATGGAATTTTTCAATCAGGCAATCGACATTCTTAAAATTCTGGTCATGGCTCTTGGCGCCGGTCTGGCGGTGTGGGGCGTCATCAACCTTCTGGAAGGTTACGGGTCGGACAACCCTGCGGCAAAATCACAGGGCATTAAGCAGCTCATGGCTGGCGGCGGTGTCGTTCTGATCGGCCTTCAGCTTATCCCTCTGCTGTCCGGCCTGTTCAGCTAA
- a CDS encoding PcfB family protein, with the protein MQEEVNQKTVALSIRTTKLTGKVLAAALGKVARALQKHHRKALTPRGRQSVKKLMNHYGGKSAMPYVGAPKDFDRIAKEFHVDYAFHKVSPGHYLLFFKANQADAITAAFQKYSAKVLNKEQDKASILGQLRKFTEPIRTQAKEKQRTREAVKDGR; encoded by the coding sequence ATGCAGGAAGAAGTAAACCAAAAAACGGTTGCCCTTTCGATCAGGACAACGAAGCTCACGGGAAAGGTGCTGGCTGCCGCGCTTGGGAAGGTAGCGCGGGCGCTGCAAAAGCACCACCGGAAGGCGCTGACCCCGCGGGGACGCCAGAGTGTAAAAAAGCTGATGAACCACTATGGCGGCAAAAGCGCCATGCCCTATGTGGGAGCCCCAAAGGATTTTGACCGGATCGCAAAGGAGTTCCATGTGGACTACGCTTTCCATAAAGTGAGCCCCGGTCATTACCTGCTGTTCTTCAAAGCCAATCAGGCGGACGCTATCACGGCGGCCTTCCAGAAGTACAGCGCAAAGGTGCTGAACAAAGAGCAGGACAAGGCTTCCATCCTCGGCCAGCTTCGGAAATTCACGGAGCCGATCAGGACGCAGGCAAAGGAAAAGCAGCGAACCAGAGAGGCGGTGAAGGACGGACGTTGA
- a CDS encoding antirestriction protein ArdA — MFEAYITNTALYPLMGIEVGTTVHFPMTTQELQAALAKIGIDGKRYSEVFFTSFDSDVLGLYDHLYECENIDELNELGHALLEVRDKGGLETFEAALVLGNHTRSVKDLINLTQNLDLYRFYPDISDDEGLGRLYADELGTIDIPEHIQNYFDYEAYGRDVRINEGGVFAPGGYVSAVPEGFKEYYHGPQDIPPEHRIFAYPEKAEPVHSILAALKRFQEAPPAPKKDKAGPSHEER, encoded by the coding sequence ATGTTTGAAGCCTATATAACCAATACAGCCCTATACCCCTTAATGGGAATCGAGGTAGGGACAACGGTACATTTCCCCATGACGACACAGGAGTTGCAGGCCGCCCTTGCCAAAATCGGGATAGACGGGAAACGGTACAGCGAAGTGTTCTTTACCAGCTTTGACAGCGATGTGCTGGGGCTCTACGATCATCTCTACGAATGTGAGAACATCGACGAGCTGAACGAGCTGGGCCACGCTCTGCTGGAAGTACGGGATAAGGGGGGACTGGAAACCTTTGAAGCCGCTCTTGTCTTGGGAAACCACACACGGAGCGTGAAGGATTTGATAAACCTGACGCAGAACCTTGACCTTTACCGCTTTTACCCGGATATTTCTGATGATGAAGGGCTGGGCCGTCTGTACGCCGACGAGCTTGGGACCATCGACATACCGGAGCACATTCAGAACTACTTCGATTATGAGGCATACGGGCGGGATGTGCGTATCAACGAGGGCGGCGTATTCGCTCCCGGTGGGTATGTGTCGGCAGTCCCGGAGGGCTTCAAGGAGTATTACCACGGGCCGCAGGACATTCCGCCGGAACACCGGATATTTGCCTATCCTGAAAAGGCCGAGCCTGTCCACTCCATTCTCGCTGCACTCAAACGGTTTCAAGAAGCCCCACCCGCTCCGAAAAAGGACAAGGCGGGGCCTTCCCATGAAGAACGGTAG
- a CDS encoding DNA cytosine methyltransferase, with translation MPDIKLGSLFDGIGVFPLAASRCGIRPVWASEIEKAPISITKRHFPDMVHLGDITKVDGGKIPPVHIITFGSPCQNLSLIGNRSGLAGAKSSLFYQAFRIIQEMRDATDNLYPAIAVWENVMGAFSTNDRMDFRAVLSAFSDTEVPMPPSGRWGNAGMVRGGTPDVCWRLMDAQYWAGSRRLARRQRIFVVADFGGRRAADILFKPRPMLPLPPPCGEGGRAAAEGDRTASFETGRQIPVIHPFQCFRMRGAAKRQEETAFRNSFGLPTDPFPTLLASDVTPFAFWYEGDPKGGCIRFLTETESERLMGLPEGWTKYGADGVEIRPLQRYKALGNAIALPCADYIMAGIYEVLADRAEKEE, from the coding sequence ATGCCGGACATTAAGCTGGGGAGCCTTTTTGACGGGATCGGCGTGTTCCCTCTGGCTGCTTCCCGGTGCGGTATCCGTCCGGTATGGGCCAGCGAGATTGAAAAAGCGCCCATCTCCATAACCAAAAGGCACTTTCCCGACATGGTGCATTTGGGGGATATTACGAAGGTGGACGGCGGGAAAATCCCACCTGTCCATATAATTACCTTCGGTTCCCCCTGTCAGAACCTTTCTCTGATCGGCAACCGCTCCGGCCTTGCCGGGGCAAAATCAAGCCTGTTCTATCAGGCGTTTCGTATCATACAGGAAATGAGGGATGCTACTGATAACCTATATCCAGCTATCGCTGTTTGGGAAAACGTCATGGGAGCGTTTTCTACAAATGACCGGATGGACTTTAGAGCCGTCCTATCCGCCTTCTCGGACACCGAAGTTCCAATGCCTCCTTCGGGAAGATGGGGAAACGCCGGAATGGTGCGAGGGGGAACGCCTGATGTGTGCTGGCGGCTCATGGACGCCCAGTATTGGGCAGGCTCCCGAAGGCTGGCACGAAGGCAGCGGATTTTCGTCGTGGCGGATTTTGGAGGCAGACGTGCCGCAGACATACTATTTAAGCCCCGTCCAATGCTCCCACTTCCTCCGCCTTGCGGAGAGGGCGGGCGGGCCGCCGCCGAAGGAGATCGAACAGCTTCTTTTGAAACAGGGCGGCAGATACCAGTCATCCACCCCTTTCAGTGCTTCCGTATGCGGGGAGCGGCAAAAAGGCAGGAAGAAACGGCCTTCCGAAACAGCTTCGGATTACCAACTGACCCTTTTCCCACTCTTTTAGCCAGTGATGTAACGCCCTTTGCCTTCTGGTATGAGGGCGACCCGAAGGGCGGCTGTATCCGTTTTCTGACGGAAACGGAAAGCGAACGGCTGATGGGGCTGCCAGAGGGCTGGACAAAGTACGGGGCGGACGGCGTGGAGATCCGGCCTCTGCAACGCTACAAGGCACTGGGAAACGCGATTGCCCTCCCTTGCGCCGATTACATTATGGCCGGGATTTATGAGGTGCTGGCTGACCGGGCCGAAAAGGAGGAATGA
- a CDS encoding restriction endonuclease subunit S: MFPLYTVASVELEKVIVSLNTGLNPRHFFKLNTAEAKNYYITIRELQNGKIVPSEKTDRINDEAMLLCNNRSNLEIGDILFSGTGTIGEVAVIEEIPTNWNIKEGVYAIKPNKELIDSKYLRYLLVSEDIKKSYMKKVVGGTVKSIPMKELRKIIIPLPPISRQQSIATLIDRFDTLCNDLSAGLPAEIEARQKQYEYYRDKLLSFKELQK, from the coding sequence ATGTTCCCTTTGTACACCGTTGCAAGTGTTGAATTAGAAAAAGTGATTGTCTCTCTCAATACAGGGTTGAATCCTCGACACTTTTTTAAACTTAACACGGCCGAGGCAAAAAATTATTATATTACGATTCGAGAACTTCAAAATGGAAAAATCGTTCCTTCTGAAAAAACTGATCGAATAAATGATGAAGCGATGCTGTTGTGTAACAATAGGTCTAATCTTGAGATTGGAGATATTTTATTCTCAGGCACAGGAACGATAGGAGAAGTTGCGGTTATTGAAGAAATACCGACGAACTGGAATATTAAGGAAGGTGTATATGCGATTAAGCCCAACAAGGAATTGATCGACTCGAAATATTTAAGATATTTGTTGGTGTCTGAGGATATAAAGAAATCCTACATGAAAAAGGTGGTAGGTGGAACTGTGAAAAGCATTCCTATGAAGGAATTACGAAAAATTATAATTCCATTACCGCCTATTTCAAGACAGCAGTCAATAGCAACGCTTATCGATCGCTTTGATACTCTCTGCAATGACCTGTCCGCAGGACTTCCAGCAGAAATTGAAGCCCGTCAAAAACAATACGAATATTACAGAGATAAATTATTATCTTTTAAAGAATTACAAAAGTAA